A single genomic interval of Brevundimonas diminuta harbors:
- the lpxA gene encoding acyl-ACP--UDP-N-acetylglucosamine O-acyltransferase, whose protein sequence is MTVHPTALIDATATLGEGVEVGPWCTVGPNVVLGDNVRLVSHVVVQQDTTVGAGTVIHPFAVIGGDPQHNGYKGETVRLEIGENNLIREHCTFNRGTPQGTGVTIVGSNNLFMTGAHVGHDCVVGDNVVMANNATLGGHAQVGDKVFLGGLCAVHQNGRVGQGAIIGGLAAVTRDVIPYGSAWGNHARLRGLNLIGLKRKGYGKDQVRRLLTAYRDLFEGEGEFAGRIDGVAERYADLPEIMEIIAFIRDGGRRPLCLPNAE, encoded by the coding sequence ATGACCGTTCACCCCACGGCTCTGATCGACGCGACGGCGACCCTGGGCGAGGGTGTCGAGGTCGGCCCCTGGTGCACGGTCGGGCCGAATGTGGTGCTGGGCGACAATGTGCGTCTGGTCAGCCATGTCGTGGTCCAGCAGGACACGACAGTCGGGGCCGGGACGGTCATCCACCCCTTCGCCGTCATTGGCGGCGACCCGCAGCACAATGGCTACAAGGGCGAAACGGTTCGGCTGGAGATCGGCGAGAACAACCTGATCCGCGAGCACTGCACCTTCAATCGGGGCACGCCGCAGGGGACGGGCGTGACGATCGTGGGTTCGAACAACCTGTTCATGACCGGCGCCCATGTCGGTCACGACTGCGTCGTCGGCGACAATGTGGTCATGGCCAACAACGCGACTCTCGGCGGTCATGCTCAAGTCGGGGACAAGGTGTTCCTGGGCGGACTGTGCGCGGTGCACCAGAACGGCCGAGTGGGGCAGGGCGCGATCATCGGCGGTCTGGCGGCGGTGACGCGCGACGTCATCCCCTATGGCTCGGCCTGGGGCAATCATGCGCGGCTGCGTGGGCTGAACTTGATCGGGCTGAAGCGCAAGGGCTACGGCAAGGATCAGGTGCGGCGTCTGCTCACGGCCTACCGCGATCTGTTCGAGGGCGAGGGCGAGTTCGCCGGTCGGATCGATGGCGTGGCGGAACGCTATGCCGACCTGCCCGAGATCATGGAGATCATCGCCTTCATCCGCGACGGCGGGCGGCGTCCGCTGTGCCTGCCCAACGCGGAATGA
- the fabZ gene encoding 3-hydroxyacyl-ACP dehydratase FabZ, protein MGMSDTTAVEGKIDYAEVMRRLPHRYPFLLVDKAEDFVPATSIVGIKNVTHNEPFFPGHFPIDPVMPGVLIVEAMAQTGALLMSKTLDVAVADKVIMFMSIDGVRFRKPARPGDQLRMEVKVIRARGDAYKFRGETFIDGKLAAEAEFMAMVVTVPAPAPGPAA, encoded by the coding sequence ATAGGGATGAGCGACACGACTGCCGTCGAAGGCAAGATCGATTACGCCGAGGTGATGCGGCGGCTGCCGCACCGTTATCCCTTCCTGCTGGTGGACAAGGCCGAAGACTTCGTGCCCGCGACGTCGATCGTCGGCATCAAGAACGTCACCCACAACGAGCCCTTCTTCCCCGGTCACTTCCCGATCGATCCCGTCATGCCCGGCGTGCTGATCGTCGAGGCCATGGCCCAGACCGGCGCCCTGCTGATGTCCAAGACGCTGGATGTCGCCGTGGCCGACAAGGTCATCATGTTCATGTCGATCGACGGAGTTCGCTTCAGAAAGCCCGCGCGGCCCGGCGACCAGCTCCGTATGGAGGTCAAGGTGATCCGCGCCCGAGGCGACGCCTACAAGTTCCGGGGCGAGACCTTCATTGACGGCAAGCTGGCGGCCGAAGCTGAGTTCATGGCGATGGTCGTGACTGTACCTGCTCCGGCGCCTGGGCCGGCGGCCTGA
- the lpxI gene encoding UDP-2,3-diacylglucosamine diphosphatase, giving the protein MSASGKLGLIAGGGDLPAAVATRCDALGRPLFVIRLAGFADEHLARWPGAEFGMAQIGAILKALKAEGCTTVCLAGIVNRPDFKTLKPDFKGATLLPGIVAAASKGDDALLRKILSVFEAEGFAVEGADDILGGDTLGAGALGVVSPTEQQLGDLKKALHVAEKSGELDIGQGAVVCDGLVLAVEAQEGTDAMLTRVAGLPADLRGAVDSPRGVLGKAPKPIQDLRVDMPVIGPRTVEIAAAAGLAGIGGLAGRLILIDRAAIVETANRLGLFVWGEDR; this is encoded by the coding sequence ATGAGCGCATCTGGAAAACTGGGGCTGATCGCAGGCGGCGGTGATCTGCCGGCGGCCGTCGCGACGCGTTGCGACGCGCTTGGGCGGCCGCTTTTCGTGATCCGTCTGGCGGGGTTTGCCGATGAGCATCTGGCGCGTTGGCCCGGCGCCGAGTTCGGGATGGCGCAGATCGGCGCGATCCTGAAGGCGTTGAAGGCCGAGGGCTGCACGACCGTGTGTCTGGCAGGCATTGTCAATCGGCCGGATTTCAAGACGCTCAAGCCTGACTTCAAAGGGGCGACCCTCTTGCCGGGCATCGTCGCCGCCGCCTCCAAGGGCGATGACGCCCTGCTGCGCAAAATCCTGTCAGTGTTCGAGGCCGAAGGCTTCGCCGTCGAGGGCGCCGACGACATACTGGGCGGCGACACGCTTGGCGCAGGCGCGCTGGGCGTCGTATCGCCGACCGAGCAGCAGTTAGGCGATCTGAAAAAGGCGCTGCATGTCGCCGAAAAGTCAGGCGAACTCGATATCGGTCAGGGCGCCGTGGTCTGTGACGGCTTGGTTCTTGCGGTCGAGGCGCAGGAAGGGACGGACGCCATGCTGACCCGCGTCGCTGGCCTGCCCGCCGACTTGCGTGGAGCGGTCGATAGCCCCAGGGGTGTGCTCGGCAAGGCGCCCAAGCCTATTCAGGATCTCCGCGTCGATATGCCCGTGATCGGGCCGCGCACGGTCGAAATCGCGGCGGCGGCGGGTCTGGCGGGCATCGGCGGCTTGGCGGGACGTTTGATCCTGATCGATCGCGCGGCCATCGTCGAGACGGCGAACCGTCTGGGCCTGTTCGTCTGGGGCGAGGATCGGTGA
- a CDS encoding OmpH family outer membrane protein — MKALIIAATAAASLIATAASAQQAGAPANPGPVIPGVCVYYNARLLAQSSAGQAVEARMQQLAQEVQGELQPYATQIQTEAQQLQSAGSSLPADQLQQRRQALQQRAQEAQQLEATRENELRYTLGMQRQAITEAVSPILTALYQEKGCGLLLDRESVFMMNPAMDVTDLAIQRLNTALPTLSFNRMAVPAQTQAQPAAAN, encoded by the coding sequence ATGAAAGCTCTGATCATCGCGGCGACCGCCGCTGCTTCGCTCATCGCCACCGCCGCCTCGGCGCAACAGGCCGGCGCGCCCGCCAACCCCGGCCCGGTCATTCCCGGCGTCTGCGTCTATTACAATGCGCGTCTTCTGGCCCAGTCGTCGGCCGGCCAGGCCGTCGAAGCCCGCATGCAGCAGCTGGCCCAAGAAGTTCAGGGCGAGCTGCAACCTTATGCAACCCAGATCCAAACCGAAGCCCAGCAGTTGCAATCGGCGGGCTCCAGCCTGCCGGCCGACCAACTGCAACAGCGCCGTCAGGCCCTGCAGCAGCGCGCTCAAGAAGCCCAGCAGCTGGAAGCCACCCGTGAAAACGAGCTGCGCTACACCCTGGGCATGCAGCGTCAGGCCATCACCGAGGCCGTTTCGCCGATCCTGACCGCCCTGTATCAAGAAAAAGGCTGCGGCTTGCTGCTGGACCGCGAGAGCGTCTTCATGATGAACCCGGCCATGGACGTCACGGACCTGGCGATCCAGCGCCTGAACACGGCCCTGCCGACGCTGAGCTTCAACCGTATGGCCGTGCCGGCTCAGACGCAGGCTCAACCGGCCGCCGCCAACTAA
- the lpxD gene encoding UDP-3-O-(3-hydroxymyristoyl)glucosamine N-acyltransferase has protein sequence MPDSRFFETLSPLSVSDLAAQIGGEVERGGDRMIASVAPLSSADGGAIAFLGDRKFAAALATTQAGCVIVPAEAKDAAPSSAAVIVSRTPQAAWAKASLALHRPILLDKAISRDEAAEDDSVVVEPGAILGQGVRIGRGSRIGANSVIAPGVQIGRDCVIGANVSVAFALIGDRVKLYAGARIGEAGFGATGTAAGVMDIPQLGRVILQDGVTVGANSCIDRGAYDDTVIGENTKIDNLVMVGHNCVIGRNCLLVANTGISGSVTVGDNVIFGGKAGIGDHITIGEGARVAAGAGVLADVPAGETWSGYPARPIRQFLRETVWLAKQASSKKAPKES, from the coding sequence ATGCCCGATTCCCGCTTTTTCGAAACCCTGTCGCCCCTTAGCGTCTCCGATCTGGCGGCGCAGATCGGCGGCGAGGTCGAGCGGGGCGGGGATCGCATGATCGCCTCCGTCGCGCCCTTGTCCTCTGCGGACGGGGGCGCGATCGCGTTTTTGGGTGACCGCAAGTTCGCCGCTGCGCTGGCGACGACACAGGCCGGCTGTGTCATCGTGCCGGCTGAGGCCAAGGACGCCGCGCCGTCGTCCGCCGCTGTCATCGTCTCGCGCACGCCGCAAGCCGCCTGGGCCAAGGCGTCGCTGGCGCTGCATCGGCCTATACTCCTAGACAAAGCGATCAGCCGCGACGAGGCGGCCGAGGACGACAGCGTCGTGGTCGAACCCGGCGCGATCCTGGGGCAGGGCGTCCGTATCGGTCGCGGGTCTCGCATCGGCGCCAACAGCGTCATCGCGCCGGGCGTGCAGATCGGCCGGGATTGCGTGATCGGCGCCAACGTCAGCGTGGCCTTTGCGCTGATCGGCGACCGGGTGAAGCTGTATGCCGGCGCCCGGATCGGCGAAGCGGGCTTCGGCGCCACGGGGACAGCGGCGGGGGTCATGGATATTCCGCAACTGGGCCGCGTCATCCTTCAGGACGGCGTGACGGTGGGCGCCAACTCCTGCATCGACCGCGGCGCCTATGACGACACCGTCATCGGCGAGAACACCAAGATCGATAATCTGGTCATGGTCGGCCACAACTGCGTCATCGGCCGTAACTGTCTGCTGGTCGCCAATACCGGTATCTCGGGCTCGGTGACCGTGGGCGACAATGTCATCTTCGGCGGCAAGGCGGGGATCGGCGACCACATCACGATCGGAGAGGGCGCGCGTGTCGCGGCCGGCGCCGGCGTGCTGGCTGATGTTCCTGCCGGCGAAACCTGGTCGGGTTATCCGGCGCGTCCGATCCGACAGTTCTTGCGCGAGACGGTCTGGCTCGCCAAACAGGCCTCATCGAAGAAGGCTCCGAAGGAATCATAG